The DNA segment TCAAACTATGCGGATAATATCCGGCTGACCAGTGAAATCGGGCTGTTTAAGCAGAAAATAGAAATCGACGGGGAAAACGTGTTGGCGCAGGTCGCCAAAGTGGGTACCGTCATGCTTTTCTTCTCCACCCCGGATAACCGCGTTGGATATGTGACCGAAGACGGCGCCGGATACACCTATAAAACCGTCAATAACGAAAAGAAAAAAGAATCGATTGCGGCGCTTTTTGATGCCCTCAATAAGCAGATACGAACGGGATACTTCACGATTCCGAATGCGCTCGTTTTGACAGGAGGTGCCCGATGAGATCGCTTATCACCCCTTTCATCATTTCGCTCATGATCTTTTCCATAACGGGTCCAGCCGCTGCAGAGGCGCTTTCGGATCCCTACATGAAGGAGTATACGTTCCTGAAAGCCCAGAAAGAGGAACTTGCCCAGAGACTGGAAAAAGAAAAGGCCCAACAGGCAGAAGAGATCGCTAAGGCCAGGAGGGAAGTTCAGAGCCTTCAGGACCGTCAGGTGGCGTTATCAAATCAGCTGCAGCAAAAAGAGCTTGCGATAGAAAAAGCGCAGCAAAAGCTCCAGGACACCACCAGCAACAAGGAAATTATCAACAGCGTTATTGTCCAGGCAAAGGCGGGGCTCGAGAAGTACGGCATCGAGGTTGATGATACCGCCGAATCCAAAGTAGACACCATGAACCGGGCGTTTCTGGACTCAGCAAACCTCTATCAGAATCTTTCCTCAATTCACGCGGAAAACGGCCGGTTTTATCTTCTCGACGGCACGTCCACAAGCGGTGAAATTGTCAAGATCGGCAACATTGCCGCTTATGGTATATCCGCAAAGCAGAGCGGCGCCCTGGCGCCGGCCGGAAACGGCGAATACAAACTATGGAACCAGCCCGGAAGCAGCGATGATGCCAAGGCGTTGTATGGCCGGGAAATGCCGGAAATGCTGGATATCTTTGTGTATGAAAATATGGACCAGGATGTTGCGTATCAAGAAGAAAAAACGGTAGCAGACACCATGGAAAGCGGCGGGGTCATCGGCTACATTATCCTGGGACTCGGGATATCCGGCCTGTTGCTGATCCTTGCCCGGGTGCTTTTCCTGCTGAGGGCCGGAAGCCGGGTGAAGCGGATTACCCGGATTGTCTACAAGGAGATCGAAAACGGCAAAGGGGCGCATGCCTATGACGCCGTAAAGGATTTCAAAGGCTCCACCGCGCGGGTGATCCGGGCGACGCTCAGAAACATCACCGCCGACAGAGAACATATAGAGGATATCATTACTGAAAGTATCTTGAATGAAAATAGGGCGCTTGACCGGTTTTCGAATTTTATTCTGGTTATCGCCGCCGTGGCCCCGCTTCTGGGTCTGTTAGGGACGGTGACGGGGATGATCAACACCTTTGATATCATCACCGTTTACGGCACGGGTGATCCCAAACTGTTGAGCGGCGGCATCTCCGAGGCCCTGGTCACCACCATGCTCGGGCTGATGGTCGCCATCCCCCTGCTGCTCCTGGGCAACCTTTCCAATGGTTGGGCTGAAAACATCAAAGACTCGATGGAGCAAAGCGCCCTTCATGTCGTCAACCTATATGAAAAGTATTCAACTGCATCATGATTGAAAGCATAACGACAAACCTGGAAATGTTTGCCGCCATCATGAACAATGGCGGCCTGGCCATGTGGGTACTCTTTTTTTTAAACCTGATGCTCTGGTATGGCCTTGGATACCGTCGATTGACCCTGCGCAGAAGGTCCCTGGATAGCGTCCGGCGAATGGTCAGCAAGCATATGAAAGACCGCGATAAAATCAAATGCCGGAGTATCATGGATTTTGCCATTGCGGAGGCCATTCAGGCCGCTTCCGAGGCCCGGGCCGTGGGTGAAAGGCCGCGGAAATTTATTCAGGACGCCTTGTGGCCCTATTTTAGGAGCATCAAAAGATATTCGGTCCTGGTTAAAACGATCGTCGTTTTAGCGCCCCTTATCGGCCTGCTGGGCACGGTGATCGGCATGATCGAGACATTTGACGCCCTTCAAACCAACGCCATGTTTTCCCAGGGTGTTAGTATCTCCGGGGGCATTTCCAAAGCCTTGTTCACGACCGAGCTGGGCCTGATCGTCGCCGTCCCGGGGATGATTATCGGGAGATCGCTGGATAAGCAGCAGCAGCAGCTGGCCCTGGCGTTTGAGCAGATTAAAGATATTATTAGCGCAAAGGAATCAATAGATGAGGCTTAAGAGAAAAGATCAGACCGTCGACCATATTGATATTTCACCGCTCATCGACATGGTTTTTATCCTTCTGATTTTTTTCATGGTCACCACGACATTTGTTAAGGATATGAAACTGGACCTGAACCGGCCGAGTGCGGCGTCATCATCAATTGTGAATGACGAAGTGATCCGGGTCCATATAGACAAAGACCGCCAGGTCTACATCGATAACCAGCCGATCAAGATATGGGCCATACAGAGCAAATTACGGGACCTTCTCAGAAGTTCCACGAATAAGGCTGTTCTTGTGGTAACCGACTCGGCGATACCCGTTGAATCAGTTATCGACGTGATCGATGAGTGTAAAATGAGCGGCGCCAATGATGTTGCCGTATCCACGACCAAGGAGCTGGGGGGATAATGCTGACCACCGGTATTTACAGTTCTAAGTCCCGTATTATCGGTGCGTTTCTTTACATGCTGTTGGGCGGCATGTTGATGGTTCTGCTAATCGTCGCCCTTAATAAGTCGGTGGATAAAGAAGAGGATGCTTTAAAAAAGCAGACACGCATCGTTAAGGTGAATAAGACCGAGAAAAAGGTTGTTAAAAAGGAAAAACCAAAAACAAAAAAGAATGTACGACGCACAAAAGCCACATCCAAAGCCCCGCCTCCGGATTTGAGCGCCATGATCGGCGGGATCGAAATGAATATCCCCGAGTTCGAAACCGCCGCCGTCATGGAAGGTGACTCAAGGGAACTGCTTGATGATATCGCCGAAGATACCGTTATGAGTGAGGGCACTGTTGACAGCAAACCCCGGGTGACGCACCGGGCAGACATTGCGTATCCGGCCGATGCCGCAGAAGAAGGTATCGAGGGGTATGTGGTTGTCCATCTTCTGATTACAAAGGATGGGCGTGTACAGCTTGCCAAGGTGCTGGAAGCGGAACCCCGGGGTGTTTTTGAAAAAAACGTATTAGACGGTGTAAGGGATTGGCGATTTATGCCGGCCAGATATAAGGGGGAACCGGTGCAGGTATGGGTGAAGCAGAAAATCCGTTTTAATGCGTGATTCCCTCCTTTATTCCCCATGACGCGGAACTCGATAGCGATAGCGAAGCCATGGCGAGAGGTTCGGGGCAAACCGTTTTTACGACTTTATCAAGAATAGAGAGTTGATCAATGAAAAAAATCATATCAATAAGCATGCTGTTCATCGCATTCATGGTTGTTGCCGGGCATGCTCAGGATGCCGAAGAAGCTGTAGAAATTGATCATCTGGCGCTGGCCAGCCTCATGGTATATGACGGCCGGCTGGAGAAGGCGGAGGCTGAACTCGCCAAGGTGGATAAGGCCGGCGAAACATTTGACGCGGCTAAGTATTACACCATACGCGGGGTGCTGGCCGCCAAAAAGGAAAACTATGAAAAAGCTATTGAAAATTACCTGATGGCCCTTGATGCCACAAAAGCCAAAACCTTTGAAGCACCCAAGGTGGAGAAAAAGAAAAAATACCTTTTTTCTCTGGGAAAAGGCAGGGAGGTGAAAGATGAACCGGCACCTGAGTTTGACGCTGAAAAAGTAAAAAAGGAGAAGCTGGAGAAACTTCACATGCAGCTTTCCCAGGCATATTATCAGCTGGCGGATTATGCCCATACCGTCAAACATCTTGATCTGGCGGGAGATCGCGGAAAAGAACGGCCTGCGCTTTTTGCCATTCGCGCCGAATGTTACTGGAAGACTGAAAAGACGGATGATGCCATAGGAGCGCTGAACCGGGGTCTGGACCTTTTTGCCGAAGAAGCCATGCTTCTGAAGCAGAAATACCATTATTTCGCAGAACTTGGGCTTTATCAGGCCGCAATTGAAAATGCCAAAAAATATATGACGGTAATCGACGCCGATGCCAATGAGTATATCCTTCTGGCGCAGCTCCTGATCGAGGCGGATCAGTCGGATGAGGCCGCTAAAATTCTTGAACTGGCCAGGGGAAAATTTCCGCAAAAGGCAAAGATCAAGATGTTGCTCGGTCATATTTATATGGAAAAAGATATGAATTTCACCGCGGCCCGCCTATTCAAGGAGGCGGCCTATACGGATAAAAAATACCTCAAGGATGCGGTGGAAATACACAGAAGGGTAAAAAATTTTTCCCATGCCATCTATTTGAACACCCAAATGAGTGACAAGGTCGAGAAGCTGAAACAGAGAGTGGCGATTTATCTGGACCGCGGCGAGTTCGAAAAGGTGATCGGCTTAAAGGACGGCCTGAAGCGGTATAACCTCCTGGAGGATGACAATCTGCGCTATGCGCTCGCCTATTGCTACTATATGGCCAAAGATTATCCAAAAGCCGAAATGCATGTGCAAAAAATACAAGATAATGACATTTTTGCCAAAGGGACCGTGATACTTAAAAATATTGAAAAGTGCCGGGAAAACAGTACGGAGTGCTTCTAAATGAAACGAATATGCAGGCGTTGTTGGTGGGTATTGATCGTTTTGATGCTTACGCCGTCCGTTCTATCCGCAAGCGAAGGAACGGGCAGCTTAAGCGTATTTGCGTTTTCAGAGGGCAGGCCTTTGGCAAATATTGAAATCGTTATTGACGGGAAATCCGCTTACCGGACCGATTCAGATGGTTCCCGGAAAATTATCCTGACCGTCGGCCGCCATCAGGTTCAGGTGGTGGGAAAAAGTGAAGACGGGCAAAACTTAGGCTATGTCAAATCCCCCGTTGAAATCAAGAATGGCAGGGACACCCTGTTTGCGGCAAGGTTTGTATCTGATGATGACGATCTCATCATGATCGACACCCCCCTTGAAGGCCGGGAGACGGTAAAAAAAAAGACCTTTAAAAAAGGAAAGGCCTATCTGCACGGGACGATCCTCTCCAGCGAGACAAACCGGCCGATTCGAAATGCCCGGGTTTTTGTCAAGGGCACTTCGGTGGATGCCCGCACCAACGAAGACGGCTATTTTATGGTTGAGGTACCGGCCCATATCCCCATAACCATTTCCCTGGTGCATTCGGAATACGCCTCCCATACGCTGACTGATATTTATTTGCTGAAAAATGAACATGTGTCAAAGGAGTTTAAGCTCGCCCCCGCCAGTATGGAGCTGGAGGAGTATGTCGTCCTGGCCCCGGAAGTGAAGGGAAGTATCGCCAGTATCGTGGTCGAGGAGAAAGAGGCCCATTCCATTTCCAATATTTTGGGCGCCGAGGAGTTCGGTAAAAAAGGGGACAGCTCGGCGGCCAGCGCATTGAAGCGGGTCACCGGCGTCACCCTTATCGATGGCGAGGACGTGTATGTGCGGGGTCTGGGTGAGCGCTACGCCAACATTGAGATGAACTCCATGCCCTTGCCCTCCCCGAATCCCCTTCAAAGGGCTGTGCCCTTAGATATTTTTCCGGCCGGGGCCATCAGCTCCATGAAGGTTCAGAAAAGCGCCACGGCGGATATTCCCAGCAATTTCGGGGGCGGATATATCAACATCCGCACAAAGGAAAGTTCAAAAAAGACGGATGATTATTTAAAACTATCGGTTGAAGCCAAAGCCAATACCAACACCGGGGATGATTTTTATACCTATGAAGGCAGCGATACGGACGTCTTCGGTTTTGACGACGGCTACCGGGAAATTGATGCCGACATCCGGGAAAAGTCCAGGGTGAGCGTGGGGGAACGGGTTACCGGGTTTACAAGGGATAACTTCACCGACGAGGAGTTGTCGCAGTTCACGCAGGATTATGTAGATAGAGACTATAATGTGGAAAAAGAAGAGCAGCCTTTCGGCGGCGGATTCGGCATTGAGGGGGCCAAAGCGGCGGAGCTGGCGGATACGCATCATCTTACGTTTTTCGGTAAATATGGATATGAGACGGATTCTGAATCCAGAACCGAAACCTACAACCGATACGACATGGAAAAAAGTACCGGAAAACTGTATCAGGACCCCACCCAAACCGGAACGATAGACCGGTCCTTGACCGGGTATGAACACAACGCATTGTTAAATATCGGTTATAATCATGCCGATGTCTTTAAACTGAAATACACAAAACTTTTTACCCATAATGCCGAGGATGTCACCCGGGTGGTGGACGGCATCATGGGATCAAACGACGAGGACATGACCAAGTACTATCTGGACTGGGAAGAACGGACGTTAAATGTCGACCAGATCAACGGCGCCTTTGACTACGCGCTGTTCGGCAATGAAAGCAATTTCCGGTACGGTATTGAAAAAGCAACGGCCGAGCTCTACCAGCCCAACAACTTTCAATACACGTTCAGAAATGAGGGGGAGCCGTTTCTGGACAATAAAATATCCAACAGTATTGCCAAAAATCTCGAGTCAGACGACGACTTGACGGCGTTTTATGTAAAAAACAAGTTCAATTTTGACCTGCTGAGCGAAGCGGACTATATCGATATCGGCCTGTCCATGAGTTCAAAAGAGCGGGAATCCAGGCAAAACAAGTTTTTTCTCCAGAAGCAGGGCGCCGGGACCATCGTGGATGACAGTAAGTTTACGGGCACCATCGAGGAGATTTATGATGAATATGTCCGGGCGGATATCCCCTATGATGAGAGAAGTTTAGTGGTTAATCAACTGTTTTCTCCTGCGGACCACTATGATGCCGAGGTTGAGGAAACCAATTTCTACATCAATACCTTTTTTAAACCCGGGGAAAAAGTGGAAGTGCTTCTGGGCGCCCGGGCGGTTGATTTTTCCCAGACGATTTATCAGTTCGTCGAGGATCGCGACAATCCGGATATGTCTAAAAGACGGCTGATTACCCGGGTACCCGAAGAGCTGGCCGTCAATGAAATTTTCCCGAGTATCGGGGTTAAATATCTTTTCAACAAGGATAATATCGTCGATATCGCCGCCTCGAAAACCTACATTGCCCCGGATTTGCGGGAGTTCACCAGCGGTGAATATTTTCATCCCTATGAAGTGGCAACCATCCTGGGCAATCCCGGGCTGGTCAATACAGAGGTCTACAGTTTTGACCTGAAATACGGCCATTATTTTTCCGATACGCAGAATATCAAGTTCGGGCTGTTTTACAAGCACCTGGATAAGCCGATTGAAGATGTCATGATACCGTCTTCTTCCCTTCCCGTTTACGGATTTGATAATGCGGACAAGGC comes from the Desulfobacterales bacterium genome and includes:
- a CDS encoding MotA/TolQ/ExbB proton channel family protein, producing MRSLITPFIISLMIFSITGPAAAEALSDPYMKEYTFLKAQKEELAQRLEKEKAQQAEEIAKARREVQSLQDRQVALSNQLQQKELAIEKAQQKLQDTTSNKEIINSVIVQAKAGLEKYGIEVDDTAESKVDTMNRAFLDSANLYQNLSSIHAENGRFYLLDGTSTSGEIVKIGNIAAYGISAKQSGALAPAGNGEYKLWNQPGSSDDAKALYGREMPEMLDIFVYENMDQDVAYQEEKTVADTMESGGVIGYIILGLGISGLLLILARVLFLLRAGSRVKRITRIVYKEIENGKGAHAYDAVKDFKGSTARVIRATLRNITADREHIEDIITESILNENRALDRFSNFILVIAAVAPLLGLLGTVTGMINTFDIITVYGTGDPKLLSGGISEALVTTMLGLMVAIPLLLLGNLSNGWAENIKDSMEQSALHVVNLYEKYSTAS
- a CDS encoding MotA/TolQ/ExbB proton channel family protein; its protein translation is MIESITTNLEMFAAIMNNGGLAMWVLFFLNLMLWYGLGYRRLTLRRRSLDSVRRMVSKHMKDRDKIKCRSIMDFAIAEAIQAASEARAVGERPRKFIQDALWPYFRSIKRYSVLVKTIVVLAPLIGLLGTVIGMIETFDALQTNAMFSQGVSISGGISKALFTTELGLIVAVPGMIIGRSLDKQQQQLALAFEQIKDIISAKESIDEA
- a CDS encoding biopolymer transporter ExbD; this translates as MRLKRKDQTVDHIDISPLIDMVFILLIFFMVTTTFVKDMKLDLNRPSAASSSIVNDEVIRVHIDKDRQVYIDNQPIKIWAIQSKLRDLLRSSTNKAVLVVTDSAIPVESVIDVIDECKMSGANDVAVSTTKELGG
- a CDS encoding energy transducer TonB, producing the protein MLTTGIYSSKSRIIGAFLYMLLGGMLMVLLIVALNKSVDKEEDALKKQTRIVKVNKTEKKVVKKEKPKTKKNVRRTKATSKAPPPDLSAMIGGIEMNIPEFETAAVMEGDSRELLDDIAEDTVMSEGTVDSKPRVTHRADIAYPADAAEEGIEGYVVVHLLITKDGRVQLAKVLEAEPRGVFEKNVLDGVRDWRFMPARYKGEPVQVWVKQKIRFNA
- a CDS encoding carboxypeptidase-like regulatory domain-containing protein; translated protein: MKRICRRCWWVLIVLMLTPSVLSASEGTGSLSVFAFSEGRPLANIEIVIDGKSAYRTDSDGSRKIILTVGRHQVQVVGKSEDGQNLGYVKSPVEIKNGRDTLFAARFVSDDDDLIMIDTPLEGRETVKKKTFKKGKAYLHGTILSSETNRPIRNARVFVKGTSVDARTNEDGYFMVEVPAHIPITISLVHSEYASHTLTDIYLLKNEHVSKEFKLAPASMELEEYVVLAPEVKGSIASIVVEEKEAHSISNILGAEEFGKKGDSSAASALKRVTGVTLIDGEDVYVRGLGERYANIEMNSMPLPSPNPLQRAVPLDIFPAGAISSMKVQKSATADIPSNFGGGYINIRTKESSKKTDDYLKLSVEAKANTNTGDDFYTYEGSDTDVFGFDDGYREIDADIREKSRVSVGERVTGFTRDNFTDEELSQFTQDYVDRDYNVEKEEQPFGGGFGIEGAKAAELADTHHLTFFGKYGYETDSESRTETYNRYDMEKSTGKLYQDPTQTGTIDRSLTGYEHNALLNIGYNHADVFKLKYTKLFTHNAEDVTRVVDGIMGSNDEDMTKYYLDWEERTLNVDQINGAFDYALFGNESNFRYGIEKATAELYQPNNFQYTFRNEGEPFLDNKISNSIAKNLESDDDLTAFYVKNKFNFDLLSEADYIDIGLSMSSKERESRQNKFFLQKQGAGTIVDDSKFTGTIEEIYDEYVRADIPYDERSLVVNQLFSPADHYDAEVEETNFYINTFFKPGEKVEVLLGARAVDFSQTIYQFVEDRDNPDMSKRRLITRVPEELAVNEIFPSIGVKYLFNKDNIVDIAASKTYIAPDLREFTSGEYFHPYEVATILGNPGLVNTEVYSFDLKYGHYFSDTQNIKFGLFYKHLDKPIEDVMIPSSSLPVYGFDNADKAVLYGLEIDGRKSFSFISESLKNYYISGNVSFTESEVTLTGEQETIYSTNDRELQGLSPVVVNVTLGYDTKRRSVTLSYNKMGERIRKVGMIDDGDFYPDHYEDPAATLDFVWIEAFRNGIEVKGEIGNILQEETIWTQGARVTQKYEEPMTFSLGLSYKW